The region AGGCATTACCGCGACATTGTATTGCGGGTCGAACAAACAGTTTTTTCCCGCGACGCATCCTTCCGGATAGGGGTCGTCGTAATAATTGCCGCTGCCCACGGTCATCGCCAACACTTGCCCGGTTTTGGGGTCGAGCGCCACCAGCGCGGCGTTGTAAGCGTAATACGCGGCGTTTTTTTTAACTCCGTCGCGCACAACTTGTTCGGCGGTTTGTTGCATGTTCCAATCCAGCGAAGTGTGCACGGTTAATCCGTTTTCTTCCAAAAATTGTTTTCCGTATTGTTCTTCGAGTTGTTTTTTTACCCAGAGGGTGAAATAAGGAGCTTTGATTTCGTTTTTCTTTTCCACAAATTTGACTTCGAATGATTTTGCGGCATCGGCGTCTTGGCCGGACAAATAACCGTCTTCAACCATGCGGTTTAAAACATAATTTTTCCGGTTCATCAATTCGTCAAAATGAGTGGGGTAATATGACGGCAGTTGGATTAACGAAATCAATGTGGCTTGTTCGGCCAGACTGATATCCGAGAGCGGCTTGTTGAAATAATTTATGCTTGCCGCGCCGATGCCGTAAGTGTTTTGGCCGAAAGGCACCTGGTTTAAATACCATTCCAGTATTTGGTCTTTTTCATAGCGCCGCGTCAATTCAATCGCCATGGCGATTTCCCGGATTTTTCTTTCCGCGGTTTTTTCGTTGGTGAGGAAGGTTGAACGGATCAGTTGTTGGGCGATGGTTGATCCGCCCATATTGATTTTTTTGGTTTTGAAATAATTTAAAAACGAGCGGGCGATGCCTTCAATGTCGATACCAATGTTGTTTTTGTAAAAATTTTTGTCTTCGGCGGCCACGGCCATTTTTTTGACCGAGTCGGGAATTTGGTCAAACGATACCCAATCGCGCTTGGCTTCGCCGTATATTTCATATAGCAGGATGGTACCGGTGCGGTCGTATATCTTGGTTGATTGGGCGGTGGTTTTTTCCGAAAATTTTTCCGGCCGCGGCAGATCGCGGGTGTAATAAATAAAAAGCATTCCGGCAAGAGTTATCGCGGCCAAAAACAATACCGCCAGCGCGCCCAACAACCGGGCGAGCGCCAAACCGGTTTTGGCAAAAATGCTTGGTTTTTTCCCAAACCGCAAAAACGATGGAAATTTAAATTTTGACATTTTGGTTGAAATTCTTTAAAGAATTATATTAAGGAAACATCCTTTGGTTGATGGCGGGGTCAATATCCCGACAGCAATGTATTTTTTATTGTAAAATGAAATCGTATGGATATAAATACCGATTCGGAAAAAATTAAAGAAATATTGGCGCGCGGAGTGGAAGAGGCGATCGATAAAGATTCTCTGGCCAAAAAACTTTCCTCGGGGAAACGGCTGCGCGTTAAATTCGGCATCGATCCCACCGCGGCCGACATTCATCTTGGCCATTCGGTGGCGATGCGCAAACTCGCGCAGTTTCAGGAATTGGGGCATACCGCGGTATTGATAATCGGCGATTTCACAACGCTCATCGGCGATCCTTCGGGCCGGACGACTTCGCGGCCCGCCCTGACCGAGGCGCAAATTCGGGATAACATGAAAGATTATATTCGGCAAGCCTCGAAGGTGATTGATATTGATAAAGCCGAGATACATTACAATCGAGAGTGGTTTGGTCAAAAGCCGATGTCGTTTTTGATGGATTTGGCGGGCCGTTTTACCGTGGCGCGCTTGATTGAGCGCGAAGATTTCCAAAAGCGCCTGAAAGAAGGTTTGGATGTGAGCATGCTGGAGCTTTTGTATCCGCTCTTGCAGGGTTATGATTCGGTGGCGGTTTCTGCCGATATCGAATTGGGTGGCTATGACCAGCGGCTTAATTTGTTGTTTGGCCGCAAAGTCCAGAGAGCGTTTGGCCGCCCCGAACAGGATGTGATGACCGTGCCCTTGTTAATTGGCACCGATGGGGTTAAAAAAATGAGCAAATCGGTGAATAATTATATTCGCATCGATGAAGAACCGGCAAAAATGTTTACTCAAATTATGGCGGTTTCCGATCGTTTGATGTGGAATTATTTTGAATTGCTGACCGACGCGCCGCAAACGGAGATTGCCGAATTGAAGTTAAAAACGGAAAAAGAAATTGTTCACCCGCGGGATGTTAAAATGGATTTGGCCCATCGGATCGTGGCCATATTTTATGACAAAAAACAGGCGGACGGCGCCAAAGAAGAATTCGTCCGCGTGGCGCGGGAAGGCAAATTGCCGACGGATATTCCGGTAATTGCCGTCAAAGAAAAATCGCTTAGTTTGCCCGAGTTGCTGACCGCGCTGGCCGCGGCAAAATCAAAGGGGGAAGCGCGGCGTCTGGCCGAGCAAAACGGGGTTAAAATCGACGGCCGAATAAAAAACGATTGGAAAGAAACAATCGAGGTTAAGCCGGGAATGGTTGTCCAAATTGGCAAATCGAAATTCTACAAGATTGCGTAAGTTGTGGATAACTCTGTTGAAAACCGTGTGTATCGTAGGGGCGAAACCATGTTTTCGCCCGCATTTCCCGTTTGGCAAAAATCCAAATCCAACTCGGGCGATTACACGGAATCGCCCCGACAAATGCAATGCGAATTACAAATTTAAACTGCGAATAAAATATACGAAAAAGCTGTTGAAATTTGATTTCAACAGCTTTTTGTTTTGAGAAATTGAAAATCGCGGTTTGAATTTACAAATTTAAACTGCGGATAAGATATGTCGCCGCAATCGAGAGCGCGTCGGCCGCGTCGTCGGGTTTGGGGATTTCTTCCAGCCGCAAAATTTTTCTGATCTCGCGCTGGACATCTTTTTTGTCGCTTTTTACGAATCCGGTGATGGTCATTTTAACTTCGATGGGGGTGTAGCGGTAAACCGGCAGGCCCTTTTTGGCCGCGGCGAGCAAAATAACTCCTTGGGCCTGGCAAACCGGCACAATGGTTTTGGCGTTCTTGAAAAAGAAAACATTTTCCATCACCAAAGCCTTGGGTTGGTATTGCGTGATCACCCGGCCCAAATCATTGTGTATCTTTTTCAACCGCTCGGGCAAAATCATATCCGGCGCGGTATCAATCGTGCCGTATCCCACGCACTTGAGTTTGGACGCGTTGGTTTTAACCGGGCAAACCACCCCAAACCCGGTGGTGGCCAACCCGGGATCAATTCCTAAAATTATCATAAATTATTGAATTTTGGGGGTCGTTCCCCTGCGTAATCGCAGGGGTGCGACCCCTGCAAGACCGCATTTGATTATGTTATCCATTATACGCCCGCGCCGCACGGATAGCCATCTTGACAAATCATTATTATGCTATTTTTGCCCTATGAGGCCTACAGACTCTTTCTCTTTACTTGACCGCGACGAGGACGGGTGGGCTGGTCTATTGTAAGACATGAGATGTATAAGTGCGCCTTATTTTTTTATGCAAATCTTTGAATTTGGGGGATTTTGAGGATGAGAAATCCTTGGGATGGGCAAATTTTGATAGTTTTGGGGGCGGTGGTTGACAAAAAGTATTACTAAATGGTAAGATTTTGATACAAATAGTGATACTTTTTAATAAAAAAATATGATTTACCCCAGAAAAATTTATCAAGAGTTGAAAGAACATCTTGCAAAAAAGGAAATCACTGTCTTGACGGGGATGCGGCGCACGGGAAAAACCACCTTGGTAAAACAGTTGTTAAAAGAAATTGATTCGGAAAATAAAATTTACTTTGACTTGCAGATTCTTGCCAATCAGGATGTTTTTTCGCCGCGAAACTTTGAGGCAATCGTGGAATCTTTAAAGCGGCGGGGGTTGGATTTTTCCCGCAAAACATATGTTTTTTTGGATGAAATTCAATTGGTGAAAGAAATTCCCGGGATTTTAAAATATCTTTATGATAATTATGACATTAAATTCGTGGTTACCGGGTCAAGCTCTTATTATTTGAAAAATCTTTTTACCGAATCGCTGTCCGGGCGGAAAAAAATTTTTGAAATTTTTCCTTTGGATTTTGGCGAATTTTTGGTTTTCAAAAACATCAAAACCGCGCCGGGCGGCGATTGGCAAAACAAAAAATTTGATTCGGCGGAATATAATTGGCTCAAGGCAAGCTATGAGGAATTTGTTGAATATGGCGGCTTTCCGCAAGCGGTTTTGGCGCAGTCAAGCGACGAAAAAAAAGATTTGCTGAATGAAATTTTAAGCTCTTATGCCAATATTGATGTGGCGGCATTGGCGGATTTTGCCGATCGAAGAAATGTTGCCAACCTAATCAAAATGCTGGCTGGGCGCGTTGGTACTCGGTTGGATTACGCGAAATTATCAAGATTGAGCGGTTTGGCGCGTCCCGTGATTAAAAATTATCTTGATTTGTTTGAGGGCACTTATTTAATTTCAAGAATCCCTGTTTTTACCAACAACAAGGATCGTGAAATTGTTAAAGCGGAAAAACTCTATTTTTGCGACAGCGGGATGCTGGGGATTTTGGCGGATGTCGGCGGCGGAGCAAAGTTTGAAAACGCGGTTTTCGCGCAATTGCGCGCGCGGGGCGAAGTTAGATATTACGCGTTAAAAAATGGGCGGGAAATTGATTTTATTTTTGATGAAAAGTATGGGCTTGAGGTCAAAGAAACTCCGATAGAGTCGGATGAAAATAATTTGGCCGAAGTTGCCAAAACGGCCGGCGTCAAAAATTATCGGTTGATTGGCAAAAATTTGTCTCCCGCTTTTGATAATTATATTTGGGCGGGAACTATCCGCTAACTAACATAAAAGCTCCGCTGGCGCGGAGCTTTTATGTTAGTTAGCAAAGTTTAAGAGTTAAAGTTCAATGTTTATTTCTAATCTTTCAAGTTGGAATACACTTCCTGAACCGAGTCGTTGTCGTTTAACGCATCCATAAAGCGCCGGTTTTGTTCTTTGATTTTTTCGTCGCTTTCGATTTCTTCTTTGGCCAGCCATGCCAGCGAAAACGATTCAACTTTTATTCCTTTGGCTTCCAGAGCCTTTTTGACCGCTTCGGCGTCGGCCGGGGAAGTGTGGACTTCCAGAATGTTTTCAAACCAATAGATATCGTCGGCGCCGGCTTCAATGGCGGCCATTTCCAGATTTTCTTTGTTTCGCAGTTCCGGAGTTTGTTTTTCCGTTTCCACGATCACCAGACCCTTGCGCTCGAACATCCAGCGGATGGCGCCTTCGCCCACAAGTTTGCCGCCGTTCTGGTTGACGATGGTTTTAACATCGTTGAACGCGCGGTTCTTGTTGTCGGTGATGCCTTCGATTAAAACCGCCGCATTGCCCGGGCCATAGGCTTCAAAAAGGAAATCGGTGAACACCTGGCCTTCGTCGGCGCCGCTGGCGCGAGCGATGGCGCGTTCAATATTGTCCTTGGGCATATT is a window of Candidatus Nealsonbacteria bacterium DGGOD1a DNA encoding:
- a CDS encoding transglycosylase domain-containing protein, giving the protein MSKFKFPSFLRFGKKPSIFAKTGLALARLLGALAVLFLAAITLAGMLFIYYTRDLPRPEKFSEKTTAQSTKIYDRTGTILLYEIYGEAKRDWVSFDQIPDSVKKMAVAAEDKNFYKNNIGIDIEGIARSFLNYFKTKKINMGGSTIAQQLIRSTFLTNEKTAERKIREIAMAIELTRRYEKDQILEWYLNQVPFGQNTYGIGAASINYFNKPLSDISLAEQATLISLIQLPSYYPTHFDELMNRKNYVLNRMVEDGYLSGQDADAAKSFEVKFVEKKNEIKAPYFTLWVKKQLEEQYGKQFLEENGLTVHTSLDWNMQQTAEQVVRDGVKKNAAYYAYNAALVALDPKTGQVLAMTVGSGNYYDDPYPEGCVAGKNCLFDPQYNVAVMPPGRQPGSSFKPFVYATAFEKGYSDTTIVNDTPTCFGKWGGKEYCPQNYTGTFRGAVTLRSALAGSLNVPAVKVLNSLAGLNDSIAKAKEMGISTLNNPSSFYGLSLVLGGGEVTLLDMVSAYGVFATQGYRMPATAIVKITDNKGFAIYENNKTPQKILSARSANLISSILSDNAARTPIFGANSPLYFPEYNVAVKTGTTSDYKDGWIIGYTPSLAAGLWAGNSDNEPIKKEPGSVVAGPVFHAFMDKVLPGYPRESFPAP
- the tyrS gene encoding tyrosine--tRNA ligase, with the translated sequence MDINTDSEKIKEILARGVEEAIDKDSLAKKLSSGKRLRVKFGIDPTAADIHLGHSVAMRKLAQFQELGHTAVLIIGDFTTLIGDPSGRTTSRPALTEAQIRDNMKDYIRQASKVIDIDKAEIHYNREWFGQKPMSFLMDLAGRFTVARLIEREDFQKRLKEGLDVSMLELLYPLLQGYDSVAVSADIELGGYDQRLNLLFGRKVQRAFGRPEQDVMTVPLLIGTDGVKKMSKSVNNYIRIDEEPAKMFTQIMAVSDRLMWNYFELLTDAPQTEIAELKLKTEKEIVHPRDVKMDLAHRIVAIFYDKKQADGAKEEFVRVAREGKLPTDIPVIAVKEKSLSLPELLTALAAAKSKGEARRLAEQNGVKIDGRIKNDWKETIEVKPGMVVQIGKSKFYKIA
- the ruvC gene encoding crossover junction endodeoxyribonuclease RuvC, which encodes MIILGIDPGLATTGFGVVCPVKTNASKLKCVGYGTIDTAPDMILPERLKKIHNDLGRVITQYQPKALVMENVFFFKNAKTIVPVCQAQGVILLAAAKKGLPVYRYTPIEVKMTITGFVKSDKKDVQREIRKILRLEEIPKPDDAADALSIAATYLIRSLNL
- a CDS encoding ATP-binding protein, coding for MIYPRKIYQELKEHLAKKEITVLTGMRRTGKTTLVKQLLKEIDSENKIYFDLQILANQDVFSPRNFEAIVESLKRRGLDFSRKTYVFLDEIQLVKEIPGILKYLYDNYDIKFVVTGSSSYYLKNLFTESLSGRKKIFEIFPLDFGEFLVFKNIKTAPGGDWQNKKFDSAEYNWLKASYEEFVEYGGFPQAVLAQSSDEKKDLLNEILSSYANIDVAALADFADRRNVANLIKMLAGRVGTRLDYAKLSRLSGLARPVIKNYLDLFEGTYLISRIPVFTNNKDREIVKAEKLYFCDSGMLGILADVGGGAKFENAVFAQLRARGEVRYYALKNGREIDFIFDEKYGLEVKETPIESDENNLAEVAKTAGVKNYRLIGKNLSPAFDNYIWAGTIR
- a CDS encoding YebC/PmpR family DNA-binding transcriptional regulator, whose protein sequence is MKIENFIKMSGHSHAKTIAHDKNIADQKRGAAFSKMVRLITVAIKEGGPNAETNARLRMALDMAKGINMPKDNIERAIARASGADEGQVFTDFLFEAYGPGNAAVLIEGITDNKNRAFNDVKTIVNQNGGKLVGEGAIRWMFERKGLVIVETEKQTPELRNKENLEMAAIEAGADDIYWFENILEVHTSPADAEAVKKALEAKGIKVESFSLAWLAKEEIESDEKIKEQNRRFMDALNDNDSVQEVYSNLKD